One Oligoflexus sp. DNA segment encodes these proteins:
- a CDS encoding alpha/beta hydrolase encodes MNPIVLRTGMPLPKALQAELATRGASYTSGQCDDPTRDARTSYHLFHPGPAFSGTVTVLFHGTGNDALFCWEYLILDLLKTGRAVFTFDLPGHGRSSSTILHEASFARAGSFLPRLLPELLPALKEVEAVGYSLGALAALQQVSEAAMPWRALVLMAVPERVELSAAFLVDEALSFFQKTWWRQVRGFGWDASFPAFGPVRRARFPIRLDPDIRMSYPAFVDGIFKNRNVKEELKNLLLPILLLYGTRDSLATATYGQSLGKRCELIQGANHFLLPLAEETRKRLVGWLISRQRPAAS; translated from the coding sequence TTGAATCCTATCGTGCTGCGAACAGGAATGCCTCTGCCCAAAGCCTTGCAAGCCGAGCTTGCCACACGCGGTGCTTCGTATACCTCTGGGCAATGCGATGATCCGACTCGCGACGCGCGCACCAGCTATCACCTTTTTCATCCCGGTCCCGCGTTCTCGGGAACGGTCACCGTCCTCTTTCACGGCACGGGCAATGATGCCCTATTCTGCTGGGAATATTTAATCCTTGATCTTTTGAAAACAGGCCGCGCGGTTTTCACCTTCGATCTTCCTGGCCACGGCCGGTCAAGCAGCACGATCCTTCATGAAGCCAGCTTCGCCCGGGCCGGATCCTTTCTTCCCAGGCTACTTCCCGAGCTTCTTCCCGCTTTAAAAGAGGTGGAAGCGGTTGGCTATAGCCTCGGCGCTCTTGCAGCTCTGCAGCAGGTTTCCGAAGCTGCCATGCCCTGGCGGGCGCTTGTGCTGATGGCTGTACCGGAGCGAGTGGAACTGTCGGCGGCTTTTCTGGTCGACGAGGCTCTGAGTTTTTTTCAGAAGACCTGGTGGCGGCAGGTCCGTGGCTTCGGTTGGGATGCAAGCTTTCCGGCCTTTGGTCCTGTGCGGCGCGCCCGCTTTCCCATTCGGCTGGACCCGGACATTCGTATGAGCTATCCCGCCTTCGTCGACGGAATTTTTAAAAATAGAAATGTGAAAGAGGAATTGAAGAACTTATTGCTTCCGATACTATTGCTGTATGGAACGCGAGACAGTCTCGCGACAGCAACATATGGTCAGAGTCTGGGGAAGCGCTGTGAGCTGATCCAGGGGGCGAATCATTTTCTTCTGCCCCTGGCCGAGGAAACAAGGAAAAGACTGGTCGGCTGGCTTATTTCTCGACAGCGCCCTGCTGCGAGTTAA
- a CDS encoding YicC/YloC family endoribonuclease translates to MSLKSMTAFGSGESTSPTTTYRCEIRTLNSRFCDISIKMPRSLIALEPALINRVKEKILRGKVDVFLDLVPNDRNAGLPQLNAKAVSHYLASSQALAQAAGVNLKPLSTYELLRLDGVLENQFAVNSEEQVRAHEAGIFAAVDKALSNVLVQRKSEGQALEPAFLKIIEGMQSDREAIVAKREPIQKHLFDNYKKRLDRLLSSLEDTGQKISSMLPEERVLAEVALLVDRSDIEEELTRLNAHEVEFKRLLKGGEEVGRRMDFLCQEMHREVNTISNKLTQLEVAQHSLSLKQAVERLRQQVANIE, encoded by the coding sequence GTGAGCCTGAAAAGCATGACAGCCTTTGGCAGTGGCGAGTCAACCAGTCCGACCACCACCTATCGCTGTGAGATTCGCACGCTCAATTCGCGTTTCTGCGACATCTCCATCAAAATGCCGCGCAGCCTAATTGCCTTGGAGCCGGCTTTGATCAATCGCGTCAAAGAAAAAATTCTGCGCGGCAAAGTCGATGTCTTCCTCGATCTGGTGCCGAACGACCGCAACGCCGGACTGCCTCAACTGAATGCCAAGGCGGTGTCCCATTACCTGGCCAGCAGCCAGGCTCTGGCTCAGGCCGCTGGAGTGAACCTGAAACCCTTAAGCACCTATGAACTTCTGCGACTCGACGGCGTTTTGGAAAATCAATTCGCTGTCAATAGCGAGGAGCAGGTGCGCGCTCACGAAGCCGGAATTTTTGCGGCCGTGGATAAGGCCCTCAGCAATGTTCTGGTGCAAAGGAAAAGCGAAGGCCAGGCTCTGGAGCCGGCCTTTTTGAAAATCATCGAGGGCATGCAGAGCGATCGCGAGGCAATCGTGGCCAAGCGGGAGCCCATACAGAAACATCTGTTCGACAACTATAAAAAACGTCTGGATCGTCTCCTGAGCTCCCTTGAGGACACAGGACAGAAAATCAGCAGCATGCTGCCTGAAGAGCGCGTGCTCGCGGAAGTCGCCCTTTTGGTCGATCGATCCGATATCGAAGAGGAACTGACCCGGCTCAACGCGCATGAAGTGGAATTCAAAAGACTGCTGAAAGGCGGCGAGGAAGTCGGTCGGCGCATGGATTTTCTATGCCAGGAAATGCATAGAGAAGTGAACACGATCTCGAATAAACTCACGCAGCTTGAGGTCGCCCAGCATTCGCTGAGCCTCAAACAGGCTGTCGAGCGTCTTCGGCAACAGGTCGCCAACATCGAATAA
- a CDS encoding bifunctional (p)ppGpp synthetase/guanosine-3',5'-bis(diphosphate) 3'-pyrophosphohydrolase has product MSEARQPSKGREINAVPGQVESMTTDRIKKEIPNPNSTLPLKTPTTPEEEYQGLLRSLETYMPQIDKKPIELAYEYAAKCHAPQKRASGEPYITHPLAVASIVATLKLDTPSIVAAILHDTVEDTNATLEEIEQLFGTEVRDLVDGLTKISKIKFRSNEEKLAENFRKMIVAMAKDLRVILIKLCDRLHNMRTMDNLALEKRKRIAQETLDIYAPLANRLGIYGIKSELEDLCLRTLKYEVYQEIRRKISSKKSQRQAYINEVKEVLEKELKKYGFTEIQVYGRPKHFFSIYKKMIERHLEFEDIHDLFAFRIIVPSIKDCYEALGVVHAMWKPMPGRFKDYIAMPKANLYQSLHTTVIRSNGEPAEIQIRTKEMHETCEYGVAAHWAYKDKDKSVHASDSQKFSWLRQIMQWQTELQDPDEFLEALKVDLFDEEIFVFTPKGDVLSLPQNATALDFAFAVHSDIGTKCIGVKVNGQMSPIKKRLKSGDIVEVLTSPHQRPSKDWLAFIVTSKARNKIRSFLRSEQREKSRKLGRDLLVQELEKRRMTLDELEKSGDAAKLVKVARESNLEDVLIAIGYGRLNPKDILAKALPAPEPKETIQEQIHRQGLDQPAKPDKPIKTSHGSILVSGYDDVLVSLGKCCSPLPGEPIIGFITRGRGVTIHRSTCPRALDMDPARKIQVEWSKAQVDAAYHRCSISLRTQEKPGVLAEVTTVLSNNGVNVHKAEVKVENDLTGILEFELGVKNLAHLETVISRLEALPSVLSVQRKNIVKKRALRRGRFTSMH; this is encoded by the coding sequence ATGTCAGAAGCCCGGCAACCATCCAAAGGTCGCGAAATCAATGCGGTTCCGGGCCAGGTCGAGAGCATGACAACCGATCGAATTAAAAAAGAAATACCGAATCCGAACAGCACATTGCCGCTCAAGACCCCCACAACTCCCGAGGAAGAATATCAAGGTCTCCTTCGGAGTCTTGAAACCTATATGCCTCAGATCGACAAAAAACCGATCGAGCTGGCTTACGAATACGCTGCCAAATGTCATGCGCCTCAAAAAAGGGCATCGGGTGAGCCTTATATTACACACCCCCTGGCCGTCGCCAGCATCGTGGCCACCCTCAAGCTCGATACGCCCTCGATCGTGGCTGCCATCCTGCATGATACGGTCGAGGATACCAACGCCACCCTCGAGGAAATCGAACAGCTCTTCGGCACCGAGGTGCGTGACCTCGTCGATGGTCTGACCAAGATCAGCAAGATCAAGTTCCGTTCGAACGAGGAAAAGCTGGCGGAAAACTTCCGCAAGATGATCGTGGCGATGGCCAAGGATCTGCGCGTTATCCTGATCAAGCTCTGCGATCGCCTGCATAACATGCGGACCATGGATAATCTTGCGCTCGAAAAAAGAAAGCGGATCGCCCAGGAAACCCTGGACATCTATGCGCCGCTCGCCAACCGCCTTGGCATCTATGGCATCAAGAGCGAGCTGGAAGATCTGTGCCTGCGCACGCTGAAGTACGAAGTCTATCAGGAAATCCGTCGGAAGATTTCGTCCAAGAAATCCCAGCGCCAGGCGTATATCAATGAAGTGAAAGAAGTCCTTGAGAAGGAACTGAAGAAGTACGGCTTCACCGAGATTCAGGTCTATGGCCGTCCCAAGCATTTCTTCTCGATCTATAAAAAGATGATCGAACGTCATCTCGAATTCGAGGACATCCACGATCTCTTTGCCTTCCGCATCATCGTGCCGAGCATCAAGGACTGCTATGAGGCCCTGGGTGTCGTGCATGCGATGTGGAAACCGATGCCTGGGCGTTTTAAAGACTACATTGCGATGCCCAAGGCCAACCTTTACCAGTCGCTGCATACGACCGTAATCCGTTCCAACGGAGAGCCGGCCGAGATTCAGATCCGCACCAAGGAAATGCACGAGACCTGTGAATACGGTGTGGCCGCGCACTGGGCCTATAAGGACAAGGATAAGAGCGTTCACGCCAGTGACTCGCAGAAATTTTCGTGGCTGCGGCAGATCATGCAGTGGCAGACCGAGCTTCAGGATCCGGATGAATTCCTCGAAGCCCTTAAGGTCGACCTTTTCGATGAAGAGATCTTCGTCTTCACACCGAAAGGGGACGTACTGTCCCTGCCGCAGAACGCGACGGCTTTGGATTTTGCCTTTGCCGTTCACAGCGATATCGGAACGAAATGTATCGGCGTCAAGGTCAACGGCCAGATGTCGCCGATCAAAAAGCGCCTGAAATCAGGGGATATCGTCGAGGTTCTGACCTCGCCCCACCAAAGACCGAGCAAGGACTGGCTGGCGTTCATCGTCACGTCCAAGGCGCGGAACAAGATTCGATCCTTCCTTCGCAGCGAACAGCGCGAGAAGAGCCGTAAGCTCGGTCGCGACCTCCTGGTGCAGGAACTCGAAAAACGCCGCATGACGCTCGATGAACTCGAAAAGTCCGGCGATGCCGCGAAGCTTGTGAAGGTCGCGCGGGAAAGCAACCTGGAAGACGTTCTGATTGCGATCGGCTACGGACGCCTGAATCCCAAGGATATTCTGGCCAAGGCTCTGCCGGCGCCTGAACCCAAAGAGACGATCCAGGAGCAGATTCACCGTCAGGGACTCGATCAGCCGGCGAAACCCGACAAGCCGATTAAAACTTCGCATGGCAGCATTCTGGTTTCCGGTTATGATGATGTGCTGGTGAGTCTCGGCAAATGCTGTTCGCCGCTGCCGGGTGAACCCATCATTGGTTTCATCACGCGTGGTCGTGGCGTGACCATTCATCGCAGCACCTGTCCCCGCGCTTTGGATATGGATCCGGCCCGGAAGATTCAGGTGGAATGGTCGAAGGCTCAGGTGGATGCTGCGTATCATCGCTGTTCGATCAGCCTCAGAACCCAGGAAAAGCCGGGTGTGCTGGCGGAAGTGACGACCGTGCTCAGCAACAACGGGGTCAACGTTCACAAGGCCGAGGTCAAGGTTGAAAATGATTTGACGGGTATTCTTGAATTCGAACTCGGTGTAAAAAACCTGGCTCATCTGGAGACGGTGATTTCCCGTCTGGAAGCTTTGCCTTCGGTGCTTTCGGTTCAAAGAAAAAATATAGTCAAGAAAAGGGCTCTGCGTCGAGGCCGCTTTACTTCGATGCACTGA
- a CDS encoding phosphoethanolamine transferase, with the protein MNTGSSIPSRNNKYSFILISLLAALAIQAIPVLFKSWMDNVFSLDFHGWSILASLTLLQMAVTTLPRRIGALCGGAVIILGFLMSLPNVMNIGIFKSPISIITFATTLHSNVSETTEFLNTYGYSLALTSGLYLILGLVVTLLYFRTARPQTLKPTLFLMSLALVATLPSLLRSGGQLKQVALDFHELAYVDRLATTFTRYQGVMQAREKARTFWKQRSEARNPLELRHTKPKLPSLVVVVIGESTTRRHMGIYGYHRPTTPSLESMKDRLVVFTQGTAPVASTLPGVIGAFCSRGFDPASLHCEGPTMIEIARAAGYKTTWISNQAPSGFGDNFIVELGRTTDTTYFVNQDVSSAGEADNSSSFDEKVLDPLHQVIDASQKTGEKQMIFVHLMGTHFIYEKRYPKAERRFTDTDDIPIPNAARDAKARSIINHYDNAVAYQDKVLGSIMDRLNAAAQDSLFVYFSDHGEEVYNSDNFAGHSEDRVTPAMREVPFIIGYSQAHAAQESEELQFLRQKAAKPFSTFQLTPTVAGLLGLEGSAWNARDNIVEGMRASSSSRSGPPYLQK; encoded by the coding sequence GTGAATACGGGTTCTTCAATTCCTTCAAGAAATAACAAGTACTCCTTCATACTCATCAGTCTTCTGGCAGCCTTGGCTATCCAGGCGATCCCTGTCCTATTCAAATCCTGGATGGATAATGTCTTCTCACTCGATTTCCATGGCTGGAGCATTCTCGCCAGCCTCACTCTTTTGCAGATGGCCGTGACGACCTTGCCGCGAAGAATTGGGGCTTTGTGCGGGGGCGCTGTGATTATCCTTGGCTTCCTTATGTCTTTGCCCAATGTGATGAATATCGGCATCTTCAAAAGCCCCATCTCGATCATTACTTTTGCAACGACCCTTCATTCCAACGTCAGTGAAACGACGGAATTTCTGAATACCTATGGCTATTCCCTGGCACTCACTTCAGGCCTTTACTTGATCCTTGGGCTTGTCGTGACATTGCTTTATTTCCGCACGGCGCGCCCTCAGACGTTAAAGCCCACGTTATTCCTTATGTCCCTCGCGCTGGTCGCGACTCTTCCTTCCCTTTTAAGATCAGGTGGCCAGCTCAAGCAGGTCGCCCTCGATTTTCATGAACTCGCGTACGTTGATCGCTTGGCTACAACTTTTACCCGGTACCAGGGGGTTATGCAGGCGCGTGAGAAGGCCCGGACCTTTTGGAAACAAAGGTCCGAAGCGCGCAATCCCTTGGAGCTTCGTCACACCAAACCCAAGCTGCCGTCCCTGGTCGTGGTCGTGATCGGCGAATCAACCACGCGCCGTCACATGGGAATTTATGGTTATCACCGTCCGACGACTCCATCCCTTGAATCCATGAAGGACCGACTCGTCGTCTTTACCCAAGGCACGGCACCAGTCGCCAGCACTTTGCCGGGAGTCATCGGAGCCTTTTGTTCCCGGGGCTTTGATCCCGCTTCGCTGCATTGCGAAGGGCCCACAATGATCGAGATTGCCCGGGCCGCGGGCTATAAGACGACCTGGATTTCCAACCAGGCTCCCAGCGGTTTTGGGGATAATTTCATAGTGGAACTGGGTCGCACCACGGACACCACTTATTTTGTGAATCAGGATGTATCGAGCGCGGGTGAAGCCGACAACAGCTCCAGCTTTGATGAAAAGGTTCTCGACCCTTTGCATCAGGTCATCGACGCCTCCCAAAAGACCGGCGAAAAACAGATGATCTTCGTGCACCTCATGGGCACGCACTTCATCTATGAAAAGCGTTATCCCAAGGCCGAGCGTCGCTTCACCGATACGGATGACATCCCGATTCCAAACGCCGCCCGTGACGCCAAAGCCCGCTCTATCATCAATCACTATGATAATGCCGTGGCCTATCAGGACAAGGTCCTGGGTTCCATCATGGATCGGCTGAACGCCGCGGCCCAGGACTCTCTCTTCGTCTATTTTTCGGATCATGGGGAAGAGGTCTATAACAGTGATAACTTCGCAGGTCACAGCGAAGACCGTGTGACACCAGCCATGCGCGAAGTCCCCTTCATCATCGGCTATTCGCAGGCTCATGCCGCGCAGGAGAGCGAGGAACTCCAATTCCTGAGACAGAAGGCTGCAAAGCCGTTCTCGACCTTTCAGCTGACGCCGACCGTGGCCGGACTTTTAGGGCTGGAAGGCAGCGCCTGGAATGCGAGGGATAATATCGTGGAAGGGATGCGGGCCAGCTCATCGTCTCGGAGCGGCCCACCTTACCTGCAAAAATAA
- the aguB gene encoding N-carbamoylputrescine amidase: MSRMQLALVQMSMSRDMAENVAKAESYVLEAVKQGAQVVLLPELFENHYFCQLEREEYFAWAHPVEGHPFLGQMQKLAAAHKLVLPVSFFERAGQAHFNSLAMINADGSLMGIYRKSHIPDGPGYEEKYYFNVGDTGFKTWNTRYGSIGVGICWDQWFPECARAMALQGADLLLYPTAIGSEPADQVETPNTPDMWQRAMIGHAVHNSCYVAAANRIGTECFENSRCDFYGHSFICDYRGDKLVEKKADYSGLLTAELDLAAARTFRAGMGFFRDRRPELYRSLLTLDGKVKS, from the coding sequence ATGAGCCGAATGCAACTGGCCCTTGTCCAGATGTCCATGAGCCGGGATATGGCCGAGAATGTGGCCAAGGCCGAAAGCTATGTTCTGGAAGCCGTGAAGCAGGGAGCCCAGGTGGTTCTTCTGCCCGAACTTTTTGAAAACCATTACTTCTGTCAGCTGGAACGCGAGGAATACTTCGCCTGGGCCCATCCCGTGGAAGGTCATCCTTTCCTGGGTCAGATGCAAAAGCTGGCCGCAGCGCATAAACTTGTGCTGCCGGTGAGCTTTTTCGAGCGTGCGGGCCAGGCCCATTTCAATAGCCTTGCGATGATCAACGCGGATGGCTCTTTGATGGGCATTTATCGGAAGAGTCATATTCCCGATGGCCCAGGCTACGAGGAAAAATATTATTTCAACGTCGGTGACACAGGATTTAAAACCTGGAATACCCGCTATGGTTCGATCGGTGTCGGCATCTGCTGGGATCAGTGGTTTCCCGAGTGCGCTCGCGCGATGGCCCTGCAGGGAGCGGATCTCCTTCTGTATCCCACGGCCATTGGTTCGGAACCCGCGGACCAGGTGGAGACTCCGAACACACCTGATATGTGGCAGCGCGCGATGATTGGTCATGCCGTTCATAACTCTTGTTATGTGGCGGCCGCCAATCGCATCGGCACCGAATGTTTTGAAAACAGCCGCTGTGATTTCTACGGCCACAGTTTTATCTGTGATTACCGTGGGGATAAGCTGGTGGAAAAGAAAGCGGACTATTCGGGGCTTTTGACCGCAGAACTCGACCTGGCTGCGGCTCGGACCTTTCGAGCCGGCATGGGATTCTTCCGCGATCGCCGACCCGAACTCTATCGCAGTCTTCTGACTCTGGATGGCAAGGTGAAGTCCTAA
- a CDS encoding M12 family metallopeptidase: protein MNHLRNLALFLLLVAACERPHNHAELDAYVSREDDRWLQDMIPVCFEQARGFERDRAIIQEAVSSEYARAGIQFSGWNLCNASDAGIRISFDENAGVSQTIKIGRENSGLTQNLVMGLKSRCAGVFSGSVCASNIALHEFGHALGLHHEMNRRDNKSCGQDQTSGEGEDALQLGTYDTRSVMDYCFLYAANDRMERLRLSDQDVAALRVMKKGLVASLDQTVPMTLQETWTGFVKGPALTAYRYALGPKDELACDQLSVYSSSLPLDQAITIDPRMISTEPDKVWSLCLLGENASDRQDVNVYSAIDFRILNFFQASNTTPLALTQNPILYRQDQHLVLEITVGSDLPLRSLFASLAYADSSIYRRINSEPFASRDLGAGRYQLVFPVDAFPANGEVYVSNLDLTDILGHKLSLFSVGAWTEFFGHPWLSPASMVNWSYDNDGRGPVLLQMSALPELIEAGGKLSFNMVIDENSQLQRIRLVMRSGAQSLEPILQWQKLDGQNYRIDMEIPHLTVDGEYRLDSLGFEDAMDNRTYYSLDGNSNLLADTQIPAPRFTVYQGLKQESQAPQLMGLAFITPQQKRNERAFVDLDIKDESSIKQVQLSLRHATDQGFYKTIYGIDLGEVAGKRRVELNLDARHPSGRFHIYEITIVDRFGNSIRYEMDSQNPGLLTGGLPAGSFELLP from the coding sequence ATGAATCATCTTCGCAACCTGGCTTTATTCCTGCTGCTCGTGGCCGCCTGTGAACGCCCCCACAATCATGCAGAACTCGATGCCTACGTGAGCCGCGAGGATGATCGTTGGCTTCAGGATATGATTCCTGTCTGCTTCGAACAGGCCCGGGGTTTTGAACGCGATCGTGCCATCATTCAAGAGGCTGTAAGCTCCGAATATGCGCGGGCTGGCATCCAATTTTCAGGCTGGAACCTATGTAACGCAAGCGACGCTGGCATCCGCATCAGCTTCGATGAAAATGCCGGGGTCAGTCAGACCATCAAGATTGGTCGTGAGAATTCGGGTTTGACGCAAAACCTTGTCATGGGTTTGAAAAGCCGCTGCGCTGGTGTTTTTTCCGGCAGCGTCTGCGCATCCAATATTGCCCTGCATGAGTTTGGTCATGCTCTGGGTCTTCATCATGAAATGAATCGTCGTGATAATAAAAGCTGCGGGCAGGATCAAACCTCCGGCGAAGGTGAGGATGCGCTGCAGCTCGGTACCTATGATACCCGTTCGGTTATGGATTACTGTTTTCTTTATGCGGCCAATGATCGCATGGAACGCCTGCGTTTAAGCGATCAGGATGTGGCGGCTCTCCGCGTCATGAAAAAGGGCCTCGTTGCCTCCCTCGATCAGACTGTGCCCATGACTCTTCAGGAGACCTGGACCGGCTTCGTGAAGGGCCCCGCTTTAACCGCCTACCGTTATGCACTCGGCCCCAAGGATGAACTCGCCTGTGACCAGTTGAGCGTTTACAGCTCAAGTCTTCCGCTGGATCAGGCGATCACCATTGATCCGCGTATGATCAGTACTGAACCTGACAAAGTCTGGAGTCTTTGTTTGCTCGGTGAAAACGCAAGTGATCGCCAGGATGTGAACGTTTACAGTGCGATTGATTTTAGGATCTTGAACTTCTTTCAGGCTTCGAATACCACGCCGCTGGCCTTGACCCAGAACCCTATTCTTTATCGGCAGGATCAACACCTGGTCCTGGAGATCACTGTGGGATCGGATCTGCCCCTCCGCTCGCTCTTTGCGAGTCTTGCTTATGCGGATTCCTCGATCTACCGGCGCATCAATAGCGAACCCTTTGCGAGCCGTGATCTGGGGGCTGGGCGTTATCAGCTGGTCTTTCCTGTGGATGCCTTTCCTGCCAACGGCGAAGTTTATGTAAGTAACCTGGATTTGACGGATATTCTCGGTCACAAGCTTTCGCTGTTCAGCGTAGGAGCCTGGACCGAGTTTTTTGGGCATCCGTGGCTGAGTCCTGCGTCCATGGTGAACTGGTCCTATGACAACGATGGCCGCGGTCCCGTGCTACTTCAGATGTCGGCACTGCCTGAGCTTATCGAAGCGGGCGGCAAACTCTCGTTTAACATGGTGATTGACGAGAATTCCCAGCTGCAGCGGATACGCCTGGTCATGCGGTCCGGGGCTCAGAGCCTGGAACCCATCCTTCAGTGGCAGAAGCTCGACGGTCAAAATTATCGGATTGATATGGAGATTCCGCATCTGACTGTCGATGGCGAGTATCGTTTGGATAGCCTGGGATTTGAAGACGCGATGGATAACCGCACTTATTACAGTCTGGATGGAAATTCGAACCTGCTTGCCGACACCCAGATACCAGCGCCTCGTTTCACCGTTTATCAGGGGCTCAAGCAGGAAAGCCAGGCGCCGCAATTGATGGGCCTTGCCTTCATCACCCCCCAGCAAAAGCGTAACGAGCGTGCCTTCGTCGATCTGGATATAAAGGATGAATCCAGTATCAAGCAGGTCCAGCTGAGTTTGCGTCATGCGACAGATCAGGGTTTCTATAAGACGATCTATGGCATCGACCTTGGGGAAGTGGCTGGGAAAAGGCGTGTGGAATTGAATCTGGATGCGCGCCATCCGTCAGGTCGTTTCCACATTTACGAAATTACGATCGTGGATCGTTTTGGTAATAGCATCCGCTATGAGATGGATTCGCAGAATCCAGGCTTGCTGACAGGCGGCCTGCCTGCCGGGAGCTTTGAGCTGTTGCCTTAG
- a CDS encoding agmatine deiminase family protein, with protein sequence MSQVLSGLPRDLGLSMPAEWAPHSATWMSWPFDEEMWFDHLTQVRQEYSALVKTLARFEPVHLLVRDAEAESTAKAALEGVRNITLHRIPLNDVWMRDNGPLFLLKGKNSSAQAPASSFVNWGFNAWGGKYDYELDNQVPLALAEILKLPRFDAPYIMEGGSLEINGEGSCITTEQCLLTPTRNPKLGKADLEKLLSQYLGLDQVIWLKDGLEGDHTDGHVDTITRFADEATVLTSVTTDRSDVNYGRMQENLDILRSTRLKNGRDMRVVELPLPDEKLFLEDGTRLPPTYANFYIANGAVLVPQYGDRNDAAALDVLRSVFPRHEVIGLASRHIIMGGGSFHCLTQQQPRG encoded by the coding sequence ATGTCCCAGGTTTTAAGCGGTCTGCCCCGTGATCTTGGTCTTTCCATGCCAGCAGAATGGGCGCCCCATAGCGCAACCTGGATGAGCTGGCCCTTTGATGAAGAAATGTGGTTCGACCACCTGACCCAGGTGCGTCAGGAATATAGTGCGCTCGTCAAAACCCTGGCCCGCTTTGAGCCCGTCCACCTCCTCGTGCGCGATGCCGAGGCCGAGTCGACGGCCAAAGCCGCCCTTGAGGGCGTGCGGAATATCACGTTGCATCGCATTCCTCTGAACGACGTTTGGATGCGTGATAACGGTCCCCTCTTCCTTTTGAAGGGAAAAAACAGCAGCGCTCAGGCTCCGGCCTCGAGCTTTGTGAACTGGGGCTTCAACGCCTGGGGCGGCAAATACGATTACGAACTCGATAATCAGGTGCCGCTGGCCCTGGCCGAGATCCTTAAATTGCCGCGTTTCGATGCGCCTTACATCATGGAAGGCGGTTCGCTCGAAATCAACGGTGAAGGCAGCTGCATCACGACCGAGCAGTGTCTTCTGACTCCGACCAGAAATCCCAAGCTGGGCAAGGCGGATCTTGAAAAACTCCTGTCGCAGTATCTCGGCCTTGATCAGGTGATCTGGCTGAAGGATGGACTCGAAGGTGATCACACCGATGGTCATGTCGATACCATCACGCGTTTTGCGGATGAGGCCACGGTGCTGACGTCTGTGACGACCGATCGCAGTGATGTGAACTATGGCCGCATGCAGGAGAACCTTGACATTCTTCGCAGCACGCGTCTGAAAAATGGCCGCGACATGCGCGTTGTCGAACTGCCCTTGCCGGATGAAAAATTATTCCTGGAAGACGGCACCCGTTTGCCGCCGACCTATGCGAATTTCTATATAGCCAACGGCGCTGTGCTGGTGCCCCAGTATGGTGACCGCAACGATGCCGCCGCCCTTGATGTCCTGCGCTCTGTCTTCCCTCGGCACGAGGTGATTGGGCTCGCATCACGGCACATCATCATGGGCGGTGGAAGCTTTCATTGTCTGACGCAGCAGCAGCCAAGAGGATAA
- the gmk gene encoding guanylate kinase, with the protein MTVFVVSAPSGAGKTTLNRRLLKECAQLEMSISHTTRSPRKGEKEGDHYHFVSRNDFEAMIQRKAFIEWAEVHGNLYGTSFEELQRIEKAGKNPLLEIDVQGWQKARHLLSNAVSIFILPPTLKDLWERLESRGSDNLSQRWLRFQNAMDEIKNAKDYDVFLINRDLETAFAELKTLVLSDKPEHRGQQEGLLLCEKLNEEFKTADWIKGLKKQLGG; encoded by the coding sequence ATGACAGTATTTGTGGTGTCCGCCCCATCAGGTGCAGGGAAAACAACTCTCAACCGCCGGCTGCTGAAAGAATGCGCTCAGCTGGAGATGTCGATCAGTCACACGACCCGTTCCCCGCGCAAGGGCGAGAAGGAAGGCGACCACTATCATTTTGTCTCGCGGAATGACTTCGAAGCGATGATCCAGCGCAAGGCCTTCATCGAATGGGCCGAGGTGCACGGCAACCTTTACGGAACCAGCTTTGAAGAGCTGCAACGCATTGAAAAAGCGGGAAAAAACCCTCTTTTGGAAATCGACGTTCAGGGCTGGCAGAAGGCGCGGCACCTTTTGAGCAATGCGGTCAGTATTTTTATCCTGCCGCCCACTTTAAAGGACCTTTGGGAACGGCTCGAATCGCGGGGATCCGATAATCTTTCGCAGCGTTGGCTTCGCTTTCAAAACGCCATGGATGAAATAAAAAACGCTAAAGATTACGATGTGTTCCTTATCAATCGTGACCTCGAAACAGCCTTTGCCGAGTTGAAAACCCTCGTCCTGAGTGATAAACCGGAACATAGGGGACAGCAGGAAGGATTGCTTCTCTGTGAGAAACTCAATGAAGAGTTCAAAACTGCCGATTGGATAAAGGGACTTAAGAAGCAACTGGGCGGCTGA